In Zingiber officinale cultivar Zhangliang chromosome 1A, Zo_v1.1, whole genome shotgun sequence, a genomic segment contains:
- the LOC121997116 gene encoding tubulin gamma-2 chain-like, translating to MPRQIITIQVGQYGNQIGMEFRKQLCLVHGIGKNGLLEDFATQGGDKEDVFFYQADDQHYIPRDLLMDLEPRVINGIQNSVYRNFYNHENVFVSDHGGGAWNNWASGYHQGEQVVDDIMDMVDREADGSDSLEGFVLCHSISGGTGSDPFLVKLEF from the exons ATGCCTCGCCAGATCATCACTATCCAGGTCGGGCAATATGGCAACCAGATTGGCATGGAGTTCCGGAAGCAGCTCTGCCTCGTGCACGGTATCGGCAAGAACGGTCTCCTCGAAGATTTCGCCACTCAG GGTGGTGACAAGGAGGATGTTTTCTTCTATCAAGCTGATGATCAACACTACATACCGAGAGATCTTTTAATGGACTTGGAACCAAGGGTAATCAATGGTATCCAAAACAGTGTATACAGAAACTTTTACAACCATGAAAACGTTTTTGTCTCAGATCATGGTGGTGGTGCTTGGAACAACTGGGCTAGTGGTTATCATCAA GGTGAACAAGTTGTAGATGATATCATGGATATGGTTGACAGAGAAGCTGATGGAAGTGATAGTCTTGAAGGATTTGTATTATGCCACTCGATTTCTGGAGGAACAGGGTCAG ATCCTTTTCTTGTCAAATTGGAATTCTGA
- the LOC122021878 gene encoding tubulin beta chain-like produces MKFHLLSISTRSNWSSYASQDVASLRANSLGSYEVLFALHYHAVKLVIVGLSGRRFSQGEQVVDDIMDMVDREADGSDSLEGFVLCHSISGGTGSGT; encoded by the exons ATGAAGTTTCATTTGCTCTCCATTTCCACGCGGTCAAATTGGTCATCGTATGCCTCTCAGGACGTCGCTTCTCTCAG GGCAAACAGCTTAGGCTCCTATGAAGTTTTGTTCGCTCTCCATTACCACGCGGTCAAATTGGTCATCGTTGGCCTCTCAGGACGCCGCTTCTCTCAG GGTGAACAAGTTGTAGATGATATCATGGATATGGTTGACAGAGAAGCTGATGGAAGTGATAGTCTTGAAGGATTTGTATTATGCCACTCGATTTCTGGAGGAACAGGTTCAG GTACATGA